The genomic interval TGCTTGGTCGGCGCAAAGGTCGCGGTTTGCAACGCGAGACGATGTTCTCCTTGCATCAGCTCCGCGATGAATACCAACTCGCGCCGATTGTCGTACGTCACGCGATTTGCAAAATCGAGCGCGCGAACCTGGGTCGAAGCGAGCGGCGCGGCGCGCACATTTTCTTGGCTTGAAGCCAGCAACTTGCCATCGAGTGTTTCGAGCGACCAACGAATCACGCCTTCCCAGGTTTCGCGCAGATCGCTCGTCACGTGAAGCGTTTGCATGGGCGGCTGGTCTTCGATGGAAAGCAAAAGCGGCGCATAGAATCGGCGCGCGGCATAGTGCAACGCTTTCCAACGCCCGAAATAATCCAGACTCGACCAGGATGCGACTTGCCAACAATCGTTGAGTTGCCAATACAGCGTGCCGGCAACGCGATGCATATTTCGCCGCCAATGCTCGACGCCGTAGCGAATGCCTTCAGCTTGGAGCACCATCGTCAAGTAAACGAGCGAGTCGAAATCTTTGGGCAGTCGAAACGTATCGAGCATCTGCCCAACCATCAAACTGTTGCCGTTTCCATTTTTCTGGTGCTGTTCCATGATGTACGAGGTCATGTTCCAGTCTGCTTGATCGGCGAACGTCCGAATCGTCGCGAGCGGCGGCAATGCCTGGAATCCAAACTCACTCATAAAGCGAGGAAACTGATCGCGGTACGCGGTGAACGGTTTTCGCCCGTGCCACACGTCCCAGTAATGCGCGTCGCCGCGTTCCTGTCCGTTCGGATTTTCAAACGGCGTGTACGACGTGGGCGAGCTGGGCAAATAAAAACGAGCGGGGTCATGTGCCGCGCACCATTCCGGCAACGTGTGATGAAAGAACTGCACGTACGCGTCTTGCAAATCGCTCAAGTCGGGACGATTCCAACCGCGCGGCGCGTAGAGCCATTCGATCTCGTTGTTACCGCACCACATCGCCAAACACGCGCGATGGCGCACGCGCCGGATGTTTTGGATCGCTTCGACGCGAACGTTTTCGACAAACCCAGGATCGTCGAGCGGATAAACATTGCATGCAAAGATAAATTCTTGCCACACGAGAATGCCGTAGCGGTCGCACAAATCGTAAAAGCGTTCCTCTTCGTACAAGCCGCCGCCCCACACACGCAGCATATTTTGATGCGAGTCGGCGGTCGCGCGAATCAATCCTTCCAAGTGCGCGTCGCCGATGCGCGTCGGGAATGAATCCGCCGGAATCCAATTCGACCCCTTGGCAAATATCGGCACACCGTTCACGACGAACGCGAACGATTGCCCCCATGGATCGTCTTCGCGGCGCACCTCGATCGTTCGCAGACCGATGCGATACTCGCGGCGATCCACGATCACATTGTCGTGTGCGATGGTCACTTGAACAGCGTAGAGTGGTTGCGCGCCATAGCCGTTGGGGTACCACAGTTGCGGGTTCGCGATTGGGATTTGCAGAGTCCCCTGATTGCTCGCGGGAATCGTCGCGCGCACATCCCAGGTCGCGCCGTCCGGCGCAGTGACGCGCATCGTCGCGGCAAGCGGCGCATCACTCCAGCGCTCGACGACGATCCGCGCCTCGATGGTCGCGTTGCCGTCGGCGTGGTGTTGGCGCAAATGTACTTCTTCGAGTCGCGCGTCGGTGTATCCATCTAAACGCAGGTCTTTCCAAATTCCAATCGGCGGAAGTTGCGGACCCCAGTCCCAACCGAACTGGCACGGCGCTTTGCGAAGGTACGGTCCGCCGGGAATTGGGTGCGAGGTGCCAGGGAGCGCGCGCACCTTTTGCTTTTCGGCGATGTACCGCACCGACGAATCAAAAATGATTTGCAATTCGTTCGCATCTGCGCGCAACCATCGTTTAACATCCCAGGTGTACTGCCGGAACATATTGTCGGTCCGACCCAGCTCCTGCCCGTTGAGCTTGATCGTCGCGAGCGTGTCGAGTCCATCGCAGACGAGCCGGACGTGATCCTCGTTTAGCAATTCGGGCGCGCACGAAAACGTGCGGCGATATTCCCAGTCGGATTCGGCAACCCACTTGACGCGCTGTTCATTGTCGCCCACAAAGGGATCGGGGATTTTGTTTGCCGCGAGCAAATCGGTGTGAACACCACCGGGGACGTTTGCCGGCAACCACTCGGTTGTCCCCACTCGGCGAAATTGCCAAGCACCTTTTAGTGATTGTGAAAGCATCTGCCTTTTCTCCTAACGCGCCCACGCCGAAACTAAACTGATGTTTTTCCACGAAGGACACAAAGGGACACCAGATTTATTTCTTCTTCGTGTTCCTTCGTGTCCTTCGTGGGCGAAAAATTTTCCCGACCCTCTCCGCCTCTCCGAATCCGACGACTGTTTCGCAAGAGAGGCGAGAGAGGGCGAAGGAGGAGAAGAGCAAAATCACGCTGTGCCCCATCCATGCAAACGCGGCACATCGGTCATCAAGCGTTTGGTGTACTCGTGTTGCGGATTTGCTAACACATACTCAACCGGTCCCTTTTCGACCAATTCGCCGTTATACATGACCAGGATGCGGTCGCTCAAATAGTACGCCTGCCCCAGGTCGTGCGTGATGAACAGAATCGTCGTGTTATGCCGCTTGCGGAGATCGAGCAATAGATTCAGCACGGTGACGCGCAGCGATGCGTCGAGCATACTCGTCGGCTCATCCGCGATCAACAACTTGGGTCCCACGACCAACGCGCGCGCGATCATCACGCGCTGCACCTGCCCGCCCGAAAGTTGATGGGGCAATTTGTTCAACACGTCGTCGGGGTCCAAGCCCACTTCGCGCAGACTTGCTTCGACGCGCGGCAAACGTTCCGTGTCCGTCAAGCGATGATCGAGCACGTTCAACGCGTTGCCCAGAACGCGGCGAATCGTGTAAAACTGATTGAACGCGGCGAACGGGTCTTGAAAAACGCCTTGCACTTTTTGCCAATATTTTTTAAGGTCGTCCGTGCGCTTGAGTTGCGTGACATCGTCGCCGTCCAACAAAATACTGCCACTCGACACATCCAACAAACGCAACAAGAGCCGTGCGAGCGTGGACTTGCCGCTGCCGCTTTCGCCGACGATGGCGACGATCTCGCCGGGTTGCACCGTGAACGACACGCGATCCACTGCGCGCACGCCGCGTGCGCCATGACCAAACACGCGTGAGAGGTCGCGCGTTTCGAGAAGAGGAACCTGGGATGGTTGCGCGCTCATCGCTGTTTCTCCTTCGCGATTTGGAATTGTTCGTGCAGCAACCAGCACGCGGCAAAGCGTTCCTCGCTGCCGAAAATGGGCGGCTCTTCACGCGCGCAAATCTCTAGCGCGTGCGGGCAGCGCGGTTGAAAGCGACAACCGCTCGGAGGACGACGCAGATCGGGCGGCGCACCCAGGATGCCGTCGAGACGACACGCTCGCACGCGCGGATCGGGATCGAGCGTCGAACAAATCAGCGCCTTGGTGTAGGGATGCTGGGGCGAGTCCACAATTTCTCTCGTCGTGCCGATCTCGGCAAGTTTGCCCGCATACATCACCACGATGCGATGCGCGATGTTGCTCAACATCGGCAAGTCGTGCGTGATGAACGCAATGCGCGTGATGAAACGACATTCCAAGAGCAACTGCAAAAGCAAGATGAGTTGCTTTTGCGACGACACGTCGAGCGCGGAGGTCGGCTCGTCCGCGATCAACACCTTGGGGTTGAGCAACGTCGAAATCACTGCGACGACGCGCTGGCGCATTCCGCCGCTCAATTGATGCGGGTAACTTTCGAGCACGCGCGACGGCAACGACACTTGCTCCAATCGCTCGCGCGCTTGCTCGATTGCCGCGCGCGATTGAATCGTGGGATCGTGCGCGCGCACGACATCCACGACGACATCGCGGACGCGCGCGGTTGGATTCAGCGAATTCATCGCGCGTTGTGGAAGCAACGCAACTTTTTTGCCATGCCACGCGCGCGGCGCGTCAAGTTGATGGGTCAGCGGAAGCGTTTCGCCGTCGAGCGACATTTCGCCGCTCTTGACGAGGAGCGGTGCGCGCGCGGTCAACGCCATCACCGCGGCGAGTGTGGACTTGCCGCATCCCGATTCGCCGGCGATGCCCAGCACTTCGCCCTCGCGAATGGCGAACGAAACGCCGTCTACAGCTTTAACTTCGGGACCCGTGCCAACCGCATAGTAGGCGCGGACGTTTTTGACAATCATCTCGTCATACTCCCGTGATGCGTGATACGTGAAACGTGAAACGTAAAACGTAAACAGGTAGACAGGTATACAAGTAAAGCGTAAAGCGTGAAACGTGAACTGAATACTGAATACTGAACACTGTCTCACTGTCCTACTGTTTACTATCCACTATGCCTTTCGCAGACGCGGGTTCAACAACTCGTCCACGCTTGATTGCAACAACAAAAGCGAAAAGGCAATCAGGGTGAGGAACAACGCGGGCGGCACAAAGCCCCACCATGCCCCGGTGCGGACCGATTCCCACAACAACGCCCAGTGCAACATTTGCCCCAGCGAGATCGTGTCACTCGGACCCAAGCCCAGCATACTCAACGTCGCTTCTTGCAAGATGCCGGTGTTGAGTTGCAGGACGAATGCCATCACGACGTACGACAACATGTAGGGCAAGATTTCCCAGATGATCAATCCAAAAGTTGCCGCGCCGGAGAGACGCGCAATGTCCACGTGCTCGCGCGTGCGCAGACTGCTCGTTTGCGCGCGCACCGCGCGCGCCGTCCAGGGCCAACTGGTTAGCCCGATGATCAATCCCATCGCGACGATGGAACGCGTGCTAATCGCAATCGAAAGCAAAATCAAAATCACGATGGAGGGAATCGTGATCACCACGTTGGTCGTCGCCATCAACACCTCTTCGACGATGCCGCCAATGTAACCCGCCAACGTCCCGATCACTAGTCCGATCAAGATGGCTTCTGCGCCGGCAATCGCTCCGATGATGAGCGACGTGCGAATGCCGTGCATTAACTGGGTGAACACATCGCGTCCGAAATTGTCCGTGCCCAGCCACGCTTTTTCCGAGGGGTGGTCGTACAGCCCGCCAACCGTCGCCAACGGTTTGTCCCTGCCCAGGATCACCGGACCGAGAAAACCAAAACTGATGACCAAGCACAACATGATCACGCTGAACAAAAATCGCCGGTTGAGGCGCATGAGATTCGCCATGGTGACTCCTTACCGTTCCCCGGATGTGCGCGCGCGAATGCGCGGATCAATAAAGCCGTATGCCAGGTCAACTAGAAAATTCGCCGCCAAGACCGCGACCATTAGCAAGAGGGTGATTCCTTGAATGACCGGATAATCGTTTTGGCGAATCGAGCCGAACAGCAAACTGCCGATCCCAGGGTACGAAAAGACGACCTCGGTGATGAGCGCGCCGCTCACCATCGAGCCAATCGCCAAAGCCAACCCGGTGACCTGGGGCAACATCGCGTTGCGAAAAATGTAGGCGATGATCCGGTTGTCGGCGACGCCCAGACTGCGCGAGTAACGCACGTAATCCGCGTCCAGCTCGTAGATAGACATGGCGCGCATACCAATCGCTTGCCCACCGATAAAAATCAACACGAGCGAGCCAAATGGCAGAATGTAGTGTTCCGACACACTCCGCACAAATTCCCAACTCCAGGTTGGCGTCAGCGCAAAACTATAACCGCCCGCGGCGGGAAAGATATTCCAGTACACGGCGAACAGATAGAGCAGGATGATGGACAAACAATAGTACGGCATACTCGATATGAACATGAACGTTGGAAACACGCCGCGATCCAACCAGCCGCCCTTGTAAGCGACCAGCACACCCAGGACATTGCCCAGCGTCCAGCCGACGAGAATCGCCGGCAGTTGGAGCGCAATCGTCCACGGCAACGCCTGCGCGATCAGGTCTTGCACACGCGACGGGGAACGCGCGAACGAGATTCCCAGGTCACCCCGCGTCAAGTTTCGCACATAGAGCAGGAACTGCATCCACATCGGTTGATCCAGCCCGAATTCGCTGATGTAGGCGGCGTAAACTTTTTGCGCGGTCTCGCTGCTCAACGTTCCACCCGTTGCCATCTCGCCGACGATGACATCTACTGGATTACCTGGGATTAGTCGGGGCAATAAAAAGTTGAGAGTCAAGGCAATGCAAAATGCCAGCATGAACCAAAGGATTTTGTTGAGCAGATAACTTTGAAATCGCGTCATCTTTTCCCGCCTTGGTTTGGGGATAGGAGGTTGGAGTTTGGATGTTGGACGTTAGAGGTTGCGGATGGCGGAATGCAAATCGGAAAATCGTTGTTGTCCGCAAATCTCCACCATCCAATTTCCAACTTCCAACCTCCAACCTCTAACGTCCAACTTCCAACCTCTAACTTCCAACTCTACTTCGGCTTGATCTTGTAGAGGATTTTGATCCCGGCTTGTTGGTGCATCGGCGGAGCCCAGGGATTGTCCGAAGTCGGAAAGCCCGTCCAGACCGTTTCATTGAATTCGTAGAACTCGAGCGGGCGGTACATCAACCCGATCCCAGGAATGTTCTCGATAAAGATTTTATCGAGTTGACCGAACAGTTGCTTCTGGGTTGCCTCGTCGGTTGCCGCGGCGGCTTTGTCCAGCAGTTCGTACGTGCCGGCTGGGGGTTTGAAGCGACCAAAGTTCCAGAACGCTTGAGTCCCGCGATCGGGCACATCGCGGTCGTCAATCATATCGCGGATGCGTTGCCACGGCGCGGCGGGTGTCGCGCCCGTGATGCCAAACAGGGCAAAGTCAAAGTCGCCGTTCCGCACGCGGCTCGTCACGACCGGTTGTTCGGGAAATTCGGTGTTGATGTCAATGCCGATTTCTTTCGCGCTTTGCGAGACCAGGGAGAGCGCGGTCATCCAGTCCGTCCAGCCGTACGGGGTGATGACTTTCCAGGGACCGAGGCGCGTGCCATCGGGCAACACATAGATTCCGTCCGCGCCTTTCTTGGCGGACAGTTCTTTTTCCAGAATCTCTTTGGCTTTTGCCGGATTGTACTCCCAGCCGAGACTCTTGGTTTGTTCGGCGTTAAAGTACTTGGCTTCGCCGCCGGTGGGGAGAATGAGACTGGATTGAACCGGCGCTGAATAGCGCGACATGGCAGTCTGCGCGATGAGCGGATAGTTGATCGAATACGCGAGCGCGCGGCGTACTTTGAGATTATCCAAGCCCTTCTTGCTTGTGTTGATGTGCATCATCGGGATGCTGCCGGGAATATAGTACGGTTCTTGTTTGAACCACGTACCCACCGGTTGTTTTTTCTGTTCCCACATCAACCAAATTTGCGGCGTGAACTGTTGCGAAATGTCCACTTCGCCGCGTTGAAAGGCGAGGTTGCCGTCGTCGTTGCTCTTGAAAATCGGATGGACGATGTACTTGGGCGCGGGAGCACCATAGATGGATTTGCCCCAGTAGTTGTCGTCACGCACCAACGCGACGCGCTCCGCCGAAGCAACCTGCAATTTGTAGGGACCCGAGCCGACTGGCGCGTTGTCTACGATTTGTGATAGAGCCGTGCCGGATTTTTCGCGTTCCGTCCAAATATGCTTGGGCAGAATACGCGTCGTCGCCAAACGTTGCTTGACGATCCCAGGGTTGATCACTTTGGGATCGAGTTTGAGTTGGATCGTGCGGTCGCCGGTAGACGTCATCTCAGTCACATAACGCCAAAAGTCACTATAGACCAGGTCCTTGTTCGTCTTGGCAAGTCCGAAGGTGTAGACCACGTCGTCCGTCGTGAGTGGTTTGCCATCCTGCCACTGCGTACCATTTTGCAACGTAATCACAACGGTCGTTGCGTCCGTGAATTTGTACTCTTTCGCGAGTAGCGGATCGAGATTACCGGTCGCCACGTTGAACGCGAACAATGTTTCATAAATCTGCTCGTGAATGCCGGTGCTGGGCCAGGCTGGAACGCCAGCCAGAGGATTGAAGGTTGCCGGTGGTCCCCACTGGAAGCCACCGATGTAGAGCGTTTCGTTGCGCGGGAGTTGACCCGGCGCGACCGGCGCAGAGGTTGGCGCGGGCGCTTTGGTCGCCGCGGCGGGCGCAGAGGTTGGCGCGGCAGCGGCTTTGGTCGGTTCCGCGGCGGCTTTGGTCGGCGCGGCGGCGGGGGGTTGAGTGGGCGCGGTTGTTGGCGCGGTAGTTGGAGTAGTGCACGCGCTCACAACGACAAGTCCAACCAACATCAACAACACGATACTCGCAATCAATTTTCGGTTCATCGCATCTCCTCCTTGAAAAGTTGAGTTGACTTTAGCACAAATCGTTCAAAGAATTTTCCAAGCTCTTCAACCACCTCCTCTCATGGGTACTTGCCAGACTACTGTCAAGGTTCGGAGCTTCGATTAGGGCTTTATTTTCAGTATGACGACGCGCGGGCAAGCGCATCGCGCGCAATGACGTGGGGTTGAAGAAAGAGGTTGCGAAAAACTTGCGATTGCGCCATTGCCACAAGTAGACCACCGTAGTGAGTAATTCGGACTGCCTTGTCCCTGGAGTGTGGTAGCTCTATACTGAATCGTGGAGTCAAAATGGGGCGATTGAAACACCTGCACTCCCGAAGGGGTGCGGTGCAAGTGTCGCTTTTGGTGGGCGTTCCGCCGCATTTCGCCCGCGTAGGCGGGCGACCAGCCAACGGCTCATGCGGGGCAATTTCAATTGCCAATGTCCAGACTATGCTCCACGATTTAATGGGGTGCTACCCCAGGAGTATTTGGCAATCAGGATAGCGCAGAATCGCACCGTTGCCCATCCTTCGTTTGGCGGATTGTAGACGGAAGGGCATCGCCGAAAGAAGCGGAAAAGGCGGAGGGCAGAAATTGACAACTTGCCCAACACGGATACAATCGCGGGTGTTGGGCAAGTTCGCCGTCTCGATTTGGAGGGCGTATGCGGAAATCCAGCAAGCCGGTTGTTAGGCACGACCGCGTGGTGACCGATGAGCCGGGCACACTCAACCCCATTCGCGTCGGTTCGCCGCAGTGGTTCGCGTGGCTCGACCAAACTCCAGGATTTGTTTTCGAGGGTGGCGCGGGGTACTTTACCGCGCGCCGCGAAACGCGACGCGGGATCGCGTACTGGTACGCCTATCGTTGGCGCGCCGGGAAACTTGCCAAGACGTACTTGGGCAAATCGGAAGAACTGACCCAGGAATGTTTCGAGCAAGCCAGCGCGCGCCTTGCCGGTCAAACGACACTGGCGCGGCTAGCGAGCCAATCCGATTCGGTTGACTTGACAACTCCGCTCATTCAGGTTGCCGATACCAGCCCTCCCCAGGCAACGACGAGCGAGTTGTCTTTTTTACCCCTGACCAAAATCAAACCCCCGACGTTGCCGCAAGACCTCGTCGCGCGTCCGCGCCTCACGCAGCAATTGACCGCGCCGGTGACGATTATCTACGCGCCGAGCGGATTTGGCAAGAGCACCTTGCTCAACGAATGGCGGCAAACGTGCGCGATGCCGGTTGCCTGGGTCTCGCTCGACGCGGACGACAATTCGCCGTCGCGTTTTTGGTCCACGGTCCTTTTGTCTCTGCGAACGAATTACCCGAACCTGGGTCACGCACTGCTCTCTCAACTCCAGATGTCCTCGGCTAGCGCAAGTTCCGAAATCGTCGTCGCGCTTTCGAATGAAATCGTACGGGTGATGGATGAAGAAAATCCTCCTCGCGGGATGGCGTTGATTTTGGACGACTATCACCACGTTCAACAGCCGGTCATTCACGCCTCACTTCAAACCTTGATCGAACATTTGCCGCCCGCATTGCGCTTGATAATTTCCAGTCACACCAAACCGCCGATCGTGCTAGGTCGTTTGCGTGCAAAGGGAATCGTCACCGAGTTAAAGACGGAGGATTTGCGCTTTACTGTGGAAGAAGGAATTGATTTCTTGTGGCGGCGCAATCCGAACCGGCGTTTGGCGTTCGGCGATATGCAAACGTTGGTCAAACGTACCGAGGGCTGGGTCGCCGGGCTTACGCTCGCAACATTAGCGTTGACGCAGTATAACGATCGGCAAGCGTTCATGGCGAATTTTTCCGGCGCGCACGCGTACCTGCACGAGTATTTCATGGAGAGCATCCTGCATCAACAATCGCCTGCCGTTCAAACGTTTCTCCTCCGGACGGCGGTGTTGAAACATTTGACCGGCGGTTTGTGCGATGCGGTGACCGGGCAAAACGATGGCGCGGAGATGTTGGCGCGTCTATGGCAAGAAAATCTTTTCCTCGTGCGCTTGGAAGAACAAGACTGGTATCGCTATCACGATTTGTTCGCCGAAATGTTGTGCAGTCAATTACAGGCGCAATTCCCCGGCGAGATTCGGCAGTTGCATCAGCGCGCGGCGGAATGGTATCGCACACAGAACGCGCCGGCCGAGGCGGTACATCATTTTCTCGCGATTGGCGAGTGGGAACAAGCCGCCGCGCTCATCGAAAGCGTGGCACTGCGCGAACTCGAACAGTTCGGCGAAGACTCGCGCTTACTCCAGTGGCTGCAACAATTGCCCGAGACGGTGATGCAACATCACAAGACCTTGCTGGCGGTCTTTGTGCGTCTGGCGAAGATGGCGTTATCGCAAACCGAAGTGGAACGCTTTTTGGCGCACACCGAAACGTCCATCGCGCGCAAGCCGCTGGCGGAACAGACGCGCGACGAGCAAGCCGTGTTACTCGAGATCCAGCGACTCAAGCGCGCGTGGGCGACGGGCGCGTCCGCCGAATTGCCGACGAACGGTGAACATGCCGAGGTGTGGCAAATGTTGAACGAGCTGGCGCGCTTTCGTCTCAACATGCGGCAACAACTCGATCAAGCGGAAGCCATCGCGCAAGAGGTATACGAAGCGGCGCAGGCGCGCCGCCATCTTTTTGTGATGTTGATGGCGGGCGGTACGTGCGCGTGTATCGCGGCATCCCGCGGCAATCTGCGGCGCAGTGAAAAGATCGCGCACCAGGTTTTGCAACAAGCCCTGGCGCGGCGCGGCAAATTGCCGGAACCGGCGAGCATCGCGCTCACGACAATGAGCCGCGTGTGCTACGAGCGCAACCAATTGGCGCACGCGCATCAACTTTTGCTGCGCGCGACCGAGGTGGACCCGAACCCCACCAGTTCGAATATGCGCGTGATGGTGGCGGTGACACGCGCGCTGATTCAATCCGCGGAGGGGAATCACGACGCCGCGCAAGTGACGATTCAAGCCGCGCTCGAATTGAATACCCAACGTCCGTCCGGCGCGTGGCTCAACCAGGATTTGATCGCGTACCAGGCGTTATTCGTTTTGCGGCAAGGCGACGGCGCGTCCGCCGAACGCCTGTTGAACGAAGCGGGCGAGGCAACCACGCACGCCTTTTCCAGGCGCGTCCAAGCCGAGATTCTGTTGGAGCACGACGCCGCGGGTGCTGAAGAAATTCTCAATGCCTTACTCGCGGAATACCCGCACGGTTTGTATCGAGAGCCGTTGATGGGTACGCGGATATTGTGCGCGCTCGCGTTGTTCAAGCAGAACAAACCGAATCAGGCGCGCCAAGCGATGACTGACGCGCTTCGGCTTGCCAGCCCGGAAGGATTCCTGCGCCCGTTCCTGGATTACGGGTCTCAGGTCGCGTCGTTGCTCACGCTCGTTCTGCACACTGGCAACCTGACCGGCGAAACGCAAATGTTTGCCAAACAACTTGTGCGTTTGCTTGGATCCGCCAATGGCGGATACACGCCCTTGCCCAAACACGAACTCGCCGCGCTCTCTACTGCCGCGTCCATTAGCGCGCGCGAGCAAGAAGTATTGCGTTTGGTGAGCGCGGGTTTATCGAACCAGGAAATCGCCGACTGCTTTTGCATTTCGACGTGCACGGTCAAGACGCACCTTGAAAATATCTATCGTAAACTCGGAGTGAATAGCCGGACGCAAGCCATCGCGCAGGCGCAGACGTTGAGACTGGTGTGAAAACTGGATGCCCCGCTCTGTCCGGGCACACGCCGCGTACCAACAGCAATCCCGCAATGAGCCGGGAACGTATTATCTAACAAAGGGCTGCCGCGAACACAGAGGAGGAAATATTTTCTCGCGGTGACTTGATGCGGTTTGTGTTTTCGGTGATAGGATTAAAGTCATCGCCAGGTTGGGCTATTGCCAAAATAATCGAATGGCGTATAATTCGGGCAGTAAGATCCCTCGCGGTCTTCCGGGAGCGCGAGGGAATGACGCCAAAGGTAGTGACTTTCTCAATGACGAGGAACTCTGTCGCATTCACCGTTCTGGTCCAACTCTAGAACGGTTTTCGTTTAATAGCGAGTCACATGCAAGCGCGACGAAATTGCAACACGACCGTTTTCCAATCCAGCAAAAAGGACCGATCAATTACCACATCGCCAACACAACCAATCAAGGAGCAGTTCGCTAATTCAAAACGATTGCTCTAATCGTCCTACACCAACTCCAACGCTACGTCCTGTTTCGTTCCCAGCATCGAGCATCGTCGCTAAAGCGCCGCACAGGCAGTTGCTCTATCGAAAAACGTGTCGCTCCCGGGAGGCATCTAGTTGCCCCCGGGATTTTTTGCAGATGTAACAGGAGAAATTACGATGAGTGACTTGATCAACCGATTAGATGCGCACACCGAGAGCCACAAGGCGAACGAGTGGAGCGGATCCTTCCGCGACTATCTCGCGATTGTCCACGCGAATGTTCACGCCGCCCAACTCGCGCATGCGCGCATTTACGAAATGGTGCGTTCCGCCGGGGTGGAAACCGATGAGACGACCGGCGCGGAAAAGTATCTCTTTTTCCAGAAGGATTTGTTCGGCGTGGACGAGGCGCTGGCGCAAATCATGGAGTATTTCAAAGCCGCGTCGCTCGGTTCGGACGTAGGGCGACGAATCTTGATGATTTACGGACCGCCATCGTCCGGCAAAAGTCAATTCGTGATTTTGCTCAAGCGTGGCTTGGAAGAATACACGCGCACTCCCATCGGCGCGGTCTACGCGATTGCCGATTGTCCGATGCACGAAGAACCACTTCACCTCGTTCCGCATTCGATCCGTCCTGATTTTCTGCATGAGTACAAAATCCAGATCGAGGGTGAACTTTGCCCACGCTGCGCGATGAACCTGACCAACAAATATCGCAACGATATTTACGCCGTCCCCGTCAAGCGCGTCTTTTTTTCCGAACGCGAACGCATGGGGATTGGCACGTTCGTCCCCGCTGACCCCAAATCCCAGGACATTACCGAGCTGGTCGGCTCGATTGATCTGGCGACGATTGGCGAGTACGGCTCGGAATCCGATCCGCGTGCGTATCGGTTCGACGGCGAACTGAATGTCGCCAACCGCGGACTGATGGAATTTATCGAAATGCTCAAGGCGGACGAGCGATTCTTGTACGTCCTGCTCACGCTCTCCCAGGAAAAAAATATC from Chloroflexota bacterium carries:
- a CDS encoding glycoside hydrolase family 2 protein, producing MLSQSLKGAWQFRRVGTTEWLPANVPGGVHTDLLAANKIPDPFVGDNEQRVKWVAESDWEYRRTFSCAPELLNEDHVRLVCDGLDTLATIKLNGQELGRTDNMFRQYTWDVKRWLRADANELQIIFDSSVRYIAEKQKVRALPGTSHPIPGGPYLRKAPCQFGWDWGPQLPPIGIWKDLRLDGYTDARLEEVHLRQHHADGNATIEARIVVERWSDAPLAATMRVTAPDGATWDVRATIPASNQGTLQIPIANPQLWYPNGYGAQPLYAVQVTIAHDNVIVDRREYRIGLRTIEVRREDDPWGQSFAFVVNGVPIFAKGSNWIPADSFPTRIGDAHLEGLIRATADSHQNMLRVWGGGLYEEERFYDLCDRYGILVWQEFIFACNVYPLDDPGFVENVRVEAIQNIRRVRHRACLAMWCGNNEIEWLYAPRGWNRPDLSDLQDAYVQFFHHTLPEWCAAHDPARFYLPSSPTSYTPFENPNGQERGDAHYWDVWHGRKPFTAYRDQFPRFMSEFGFQALPPLATIRTFADQADWNMTSYIMEQHQKNGNGNSLMVGQMLDTFRLPKDFDSLVYLTMVLQAEGIRYGVEHWRRNMHRVAGTLYWQLNDCWQVASWSSLDYFGRWKALHYAARRFYAPLLLSIEDQPPMQTLHVTSDLRETWEGVIRWSLETLDGKLLASSQENVRAAPLASTQVRALDFANRVTYDNRRELVFIAELMQGEHRLALQTATFAPTKHLALTDPAITVNAREESGSLTIELSSLSFARLVELSLRDVDVVFSDNYFDLPAGRTVSITCPLPAGWTLAQARVALAIRSVYDTY
- a CDS encoding ABC transporter permease is translated as MTRFQSYLLNKILWFMLAFCIALTLNFLLPRLIPGNPVDVIVGEMATGGTLSSETAQKVYAAYISEFGLDQPMWMQFLLYVRNLTRGDLGISFARSPSRVQDLIAQALPWTIALQLPAILVGWTLGNVLGVLVAYKGGWLDRGVFPTFMFISSMPYYCLSIILLYLFAVYWNIFPAAGGYSFALTPTWSWEFVRSVSEHYILPFGSLVLIFIGGQAIGMRAMSIYELDADYVRYSRSLGVADNRIIAYIFRNAMLPQVTGLALAIGSMVSGALITEVVFSYPGIGSLLFGSIRQNDYPVIQGITLLLMVAVLAANFLVDLAYGFIDPRIRARTSGER
- a CDS encoding ABC transporter ATP-binding protein, whose amino-acid sequence is MSAQPSQVPLLETRDLSRVFGHGARGVRAVDRVSFTVQPGEIVAIVGESGSGKSTLARLLLRLLDVSSGSILLDGDDVTQLKRTDDLKKYWQKVQGVFQDPFAAFNQFYTIRRVLGNALNVLDHRLTDTERLPRVEASLREVGLDPDDVLNKLPHQLSGGQVQRVMIARALVVGPKLLIADEPTSMLDASLRVTVLNLLLDLRKRHNTTILFITHDLGQAYYLSDRILVMYNGELVEKGPVEYVLANPQHEYTKRLMTDVPRLHGWGTA
- a CDS encoding ABC transporter permease, producing MANLMRLNRRFLFSVIMLCLVISFGFLGPVILGRDKPLATVGGLYDHPSEKAWLGTDNFGRDVFTQLMHGIRTSLIIGAIAGAEAILIGLVIGTLAGYIGGIVEEVLMATTNVVITIPSIVILILLSIAISTRSIVAMGLIIGLTSWPWTARAVRAQTSSLRTREHVDIARLSGAATFGLIIWEILPYMLSYVVMAFVLQLNTGILQEATLSMLGLGPSDTISLGQMLHWALLWESVRTGAWWGFVPPALFLTLIAFSLLLLQSSVDELLNPRLRKA
- a CDS encoding ABC transporter ATP-binding protein, which produces MIVKNVRAYYAVGTGPEVKAVDGVSFAIREGEVLGIAGESGCGKSTLAAVMALTARAPLLVKSGEMSLDGETLPLTHQLDAPRAWHGKKVALLPQRAMNSLNPTARVRDVVVDVVRAHDPTIQSRAAIEQARERLEQVSLPSRVLESYPHQLSGGMRQRVVAVISTLLNPKVLIADEPTSALDVSSQKQLILLLQLLLECRFITRIAFITHDLPMLSNIAHRIVVMYAGKLAEIGTTREIVDSPQHPYTKALICSTLDPDPRVRACRLDGILGAPPDLRRPPSGCRFQPRCPHALEICAREEPPIFGSEERFAACWLLHEQFQIAKEKQR